A window from Moritella yayanosii encodes these proteins:
- the ruvB gene encoding Holliday junction branch migration DNA helicase RuvB, whose translation MIEADRLISSGTVREEEVIDRAIRPKMLSDYQGQDHVRGQMEIFIEASRRRDDALDHLLIFGPPGLGKTTLANIVANEMGVNIKTTSGPILEKAGDLAALLTNLEPNDVLFIDEIHRLNPAIEEILYPAMEDYQLDIMIGEGPSARSIKLDLPPFTLIGATTRAGSLTSPLRDRFGIVQRLEFYKVEDLQDIVLRSAKCLGLKMDRAGALEIARRARGTPRIANRLLRRVRDYAEVKHNGDIDAEISSAALSMMDVDTCGFDYMDRKLLIAIIDTFSGGPVGVDNVAAAIGEERETIEDVLEPYLIQQGFLQRTPRGRIATARAYLHLGFDYPEK comes from the coding sequence GTGATTGAAGCTGATCGATTAATTTCTAGCGGTACCGTCCGCGAAGAAGAAGTCATAGACCGTGCTATTCGACCAAAAATGCTGTCTGATTATCAAGGGCAGGACCATGTACGTGGTCAAATGGAAATTTTTATTGAAGCCAGTAGGCGACGTGATGATGCACTGGATCATTTATTAATTTTTGGTCCGCCTGGATTAGGTAAAACCACATTAGCGAATATTGTCGCTAATGAAATGGGCGTAAACATTAAAACCACATCGGGACCGATATTAGAGAAAGCAGGGGATCTTGCCGCGCTACTGACTAACCTTGAACCGAATGACGTATTATTTATTGACGAAATTCATCGCTTGAACCCGGCAATTGAAGAAATTTTATATCCAGCAATGGAAGATTACCAATTAGATATTATGATTGGTGAAGGCCCGTCGGCCCGTTCAATTAAACTTGATTTGCCGCCTTTTACTCTCATCGGTGCGACGACGCGTGCGGGTTCGTTAACATCGCCATTACGCGACCGTTTTGGTATTGTCCAGCGCTTGGAGTTTTATAAAGTTGAAGATTTACAAGATATCGTATTACGCTCGGCAAAGTGTTTAGGCTTGAAGATGGATCGTGCTGGTGCGTTAGAAATAGCCAGACGTGCACGCGGTACCCCACGTATTGCCAATCGTTTATTACGTCGTGTACGTGATTATGCCGAAGTAAAACATAATGGCGATATAGATGCCGAGATCTCGTCAGCGGCGTTAAGCATGATGGATGTGGATACTTGCGGGTTTGATTACATGGACCGTAAATTGTTAATCGCTATTATTGATACTTTCTCGGGTGGACCCGTTGGAGTAGATAACGTTGCTGCGGCCATCGGTGAAGAACGTGAAACCATCGAAGATGTACTTGAACCGTATCTCATTCAGCAAGGTTTCTTACAGCGTACACCGCGTGGGCGTATCGCGACAGCACGTGCTTATTTGCATTTGGGCTTTGACTATCCAGAGAAATAA
- the tolR gene encoding protein TolR — MQPYRRKRRKPVAEINVVPYIDVMLVLLIIFMVTAPLVTQGVIVDLPYAQAEALSQDSKPPIVASVDKDGLYYLDVGDGDKSPMSPDDLATLVAAHLKLQPDTPVIIKGDGSVAYAQVIRLMVVLQQAGVSSVGLMTDPVE, encoded by the coding sequence ATGCAGCCTTATCGACGTAAACGCAGAAAACCTGTAGCGGAAATTAACGTAGTACCGTATATCGATGTGATGTTGGTGTTACTTATTATTTTTATGGTGACCGCCCCGTTAGTAACGCAAGGTGTGATTGTGGATCTACCATACGCTCAAGCCGAGGCGTTATCACAAGACAGTAAACCACCCATTGTCGCTTCTGTTGATAAAGACGGTTTATATTATCTGGATGTGGGTGACGGTGATAAGTCGCCAATGTCGCCCGATGATTTAGCGACGTTAGTTGCAGCCCATTTAAAACTACAACCAGATACACCCGTTATCATAAAGGGTGATGGCTCTGTGGCGTATGCACAAGTGATCCGTTTAATGGTTGTTCTACAACAGGCTGGCGTATCTTCTGTTGGTTTGATGACAGACCCAGTCGAATAG
- the ybgC gene encoding tol-pal system-associated acyl-CoA thioesterase encodes MQNEIIRSEFMARVYFEDTDAGGVVYHSNYLNYAERARTEMLRDKGFSQALLLQQDLAFVVRRIDIDYRFPAYLDDLLIIKSHIKELKRASLVFSQSIYHENGKLLSELTVKVACIQLSHKKPCAMPTEIIRKLTSGSC; translated from the coding sequence ATGCAAAATGAAATAATACGAAGTGAGTTTATGGCTCGCGTTTATTTTGAAGATACCGATGCTGGTGGCGTGGTATACCACAGTAATTATTTGAACTACGCAGAGCGCGCAAGAACCGAAATGTTACGTGATAAAGGCTTTTCACAAGCGTTATTACTGCAACAAGATCTTGCATTTGTGGTGCGTAGAATAGATATCGATTATCGCTTTCCGGCATACCTTGATGATTTATTAATTATAAAATCACATATTAAGGAACTTAAACGCGCATCTTTGGTCTTTTCTCAGAGTATTTATCATGAAAATGGTAAATTATTGTCAGAATTAACAGTTAAAGTGGCGTGCATTCAATTGTCTCATAAGAAACCTTGTGCGATGCCGACAGAAATTATAAGGAAACTAACCAGTGGAAGCTGCTGA
- a CDS encoding ComEA family DNA-binding protein, with translation MLKKMNRLALYIAVTAPLLLLSQANAEQAAISELTSINLDAIATTETTAFDLSHSTTSADALFMPLNINTATKLELTALPGIGTYKAAQIIQWRDHNGEFVTTTDLVNVKGIGKATITKLAGRITVTDL, from the coding sequence ATGCTAAAAAAAATGAATCGCTTAGCCCTGTATATTGCCGTTACCGCACCGTTACTTTTATTATCACAGGCGAATGCAGAACAAGCCGCCATATCAGAACTGACATCAATAAACCTTGATGCTATTGCGACAACCGAAACAACCGCATTTGATCTCAGCCACTCCACTACATCAGCAGATGCGCTATTCATGCCATTAAATATTAATACCGCCACTAAATTAGAGCTTACCGCCTTACCAGGTATTGGCACATATAAAGCCGCCCAAATAATACAATGGCGTGATCATAATGGTGAATTCGTCACAACAACAGATTTAGTTAACGTAAAGGGAATAGGAAAAGCGACTATCACTAAGTTGGCAGGGAGAATTACTGTAACCGACTTATAG
- the pal gene encoding peptidoglycan-associated lipoprotein Pal: MQLNKILKSLVIALPMLTLAACSSTTDSTTNDGVESSAQQTVSNTTANGNTGSGSNVIVGSGTDVSIDPVENLTAEEVKKQVIDELRKRHVVYFGFDQQAVTAEYGELLQDHANFLIDNAAVKVLIEGHADERGTPGYNIALGERRANAVVTYLNNLGVSSNQISTVSYGEEKPVDTSHTDAAFTQNRRAVLVY, encoded by the coding sequence ATGCAACTAAATAAAATTTTAAAAAGTTTAGTCATTGCGTTACCAATGCTGACATTGGCAGCATGTAGCTCAACAACCGATTCAACTACAAATGATGGCGTTGAAAGTTCTGCACAACAAACAGTAAGTAATACAACTGCTAATGGTAATACTGGTTCTGGTTCGAATGTTATTGTTGGTAGTGGTACTGACGTAAGTATTGATCCAGTTGAAAACTTGACCGCAGAAGAAGTTAAAAAGCAGGTAATTGATGAACTACGTAAACGCCATGTTGTTTACTTTGGTTTTGATCAACAAGCGGTTACTGCAGAATATGGTGAGTTATTACAAGATCACGCTAACTTCTTAATTGATAACGCTGCGGTTAAAGTTTTAATTGAAGGTCATGCTGATGAACGTGGTACGCCAGGTTATAACATTGCACTAGGCGAACGCCGTGCTAACGCGGTGGTTACATATCTAAACAATCTAGGTGTTTCTTCAAATCAGATCTCAACAGTGAGTTATGGTGAAGAAAAACCGGTAGATACTTCTCATACTGATGCTGCATTCACTCAAAATCGACGTGCAGTGCTAGTTTACTAA
- the tolQ gene encoding protein TolQ has translation MEAADISFFELFWEASLLVKAVMLILLSMSIASWAMIFHRSKALRQANEASKRFEDRFWSGIDLSKLYKESEARKNNIQGMELIFYAGFKEYVRIHNAVQDNTDAIMDGSYRTMRVALSREVDELEVHLNNLATIGSISPYIGLFGTVWGIMSSFIALGAVQQATLAMVAPGIAEALIATAMGLFAAIPAVIAYNRFSDQVMRIENNYANFMEEFSSILHRQTLANNTQD, from the coding sequence GTGGAAGCTGCTGATATTTCATTTTTTGAACTTTTTTGGGAAGCTAGCCTATTGGTTAAAGCAGTAATGTTAATACTACTTTCCATGTCCATAGCATCATGGGCAATGATTTTTCATCGCTCAAAAGCATTGAGGCAAGCCAATGAAGCGTCGAAACGATTTGAAGATAGATTTTGGTCTGGTATCGATTTATCTAAATTGTATAAAGAAAGCGAAGCGCGGAAGAATAATATTCAGGGTATGGAGTTGATTTTCTACGCTGGTTTTAAAGAATATGTACGTATTCATAATGCCGTTCAAGACAATACCGATGCGATCATGGATGGCAGTTACCGTACGATGCGTGTTGCTTTATCCCGTGAAGTTGACGAGCTCGAGGTTCACTTAAATAATCTAGCGACAATTGGCTCAATTAGTCCTTATATCGGCCTGTTTGGGACGGTATGGGGCATCATGAGCTCATTTATTGCGTTAGGTGCTGTCCAGCAAGCTACTTTAGCGATGGTTGCACCAGGTATTGCCGAAGCCTTGATTGCCACCGCAATGGGTCTATTTGCCGCGATTCCAGCGGTTATTGCCTATAACCGATTTTCTGATCAAGTGATGAGAATTGAAAATAATTACGCAAATTTCATGGAAGAATTTTCTAGTATTTTACATCGCCAGACCTTGGCTAATAACACTCAGGATTAA
- the ybgF gene encoding tol-pal system protein YbgF, giving the protein MIRINTKTAMIMAVIYSGLGHAAPATVVDATANTQQVVTNKTIRSVEQRLTRIENILQARTRSQLETQQRLDQLSIELMNLQGAIEESNLEQSKITQRQRDILNDIERIRITLVAKPVTPVTINASILHAVNQPLNLTGKDSYNYAIKLIKNERKYDEAIPALQSFISTYPESELAANAHYWLGLLLRKDNKNDEAKVEFEKIVSQYPASNKRADSLQKLGQLAKITGSNSEAKRYFELVIKDYPNNSVAKLAKQELAALK; this is encoded by the coding sequence TTGATTCGAATTAATACTAAAACGGCCATGATTATGGCCGTTATTTATAGTGGTTTAGGGCATGCTGCACCCGCTACAGTAGTTGATGCAACCGCAAATACTCAGCAGGTGGTAACGAACAAAACAATTCGTTCCGTTGAACAACGCCTTACCCGTATAGAGAATATCCTCCAAGCTCGCACTCGATCGCAATTAGAAACTCAACAAAGACTTGATCAATTATCGATTGAATTAATGAACTTGCAGGGTGCTATCGAAGAAAGCAATCTAGAACAGAGCAAAATCACACAACGTCAACGTGATATTCTCAATGATATTGAGCGTATACGTATTACGCTTGTCGCTAAACCGGTAACGCCAGTTACAATTAATGCGAGTATTCTGCATGCTGTAAATCAGCCGTTAAATTTAACGGGTAAAGATTCTTATAATTACGCCATAAAATTGATCAAAAATGAGCGTAAGTATGATGAAGCGATTCCTGCGCTACAAAGTTTTATTTCAACGTATCCAGAATCTGAGTTAGCCGCGAATGCACATTATTGGTTAGGTCTATTGTTACGTAAAGATAATAAGAATGATGAAGCAAAAGTTGAATTTGAAAAGATCGTTTCTCAGTATCCAGCATCCAATAAACGTGCAGACTCATTACAGAAACTTGGTCAGCTTGCTAAGATAACTGGTTCGAATAGTGAAGCGAAACGTTATTTTGAATTGGTGATTAAAGATTACCCTAATAATTCGGTCGCTAAGCTTGCGAAGCAAGAACTGGCAGCATTAAAGTAA
- a CDS encoding septation protein A, which produces MKQFTEFLPLIVFFIIYKMYDIYSATAALIAVTACTLIFSWFKYRKVEKMQLITFAMVSVFGGITLFTQDSSFIKWKVTIIYCLFSIVLLVSQYAFKHNLIKKMLGKEMVLPEFVWARVNTAWAIFFLALAGLNHYIAFNMSEELWVDFKVFGVLGIMLAFTILTVVYLYRYMPKENSDNK; this is translated from the coding sequence ATGAAACAATTTACTGAATTTCTTCCCCTGATCGTATTTTTCATTATTTATAAAATGTACGATATTTATTCCGCAACAGCAGCATTAATCGCAGTAACAGCATGTACATTAATCTTTAGCTGGTTTAAATACCGTAAAGTTGAAAAAATGCAATTAATCACCTTTGCAATGGTCTCTGTATTTGGTGGCATTACCTTATTCACTCAAGATTCAAGCTTCATAAAATGGAAAGTAACGATTATTTACTGTCTATTTTCAATTGTTTTATTGGTTAGCCAATATGCCTTCAAACACAATCTGATCAAAAAAATGCTGGGTAAAGAAATGGTTTTACCTGAGTTTGTTTGGGCGCGTGTCAACACAGCGTGGGCAATATTCTTCCTCGCCCTCGCTGGCTTAAATCATTACATCGCTTTTAACATGTCAGAAGAGCTATGGGTTGATTTTAAAGTGTTCGGTGTACTCGGTATCATGTTAGCTTTCACAATATTAACGGTCGTTTATCTTTATCGCTACATGCCAAAAGAAAACAGTGATAATAAATAA
- the rfaH gene encoding transcription/translation regulatory transformer protein RfaH: protein MADDKKDWYLLYCKGKEEPRALTNLKNQGIDSFYPTMTVEKRLRNKLILKDIAIFPNYLFVEIDKNTANFNSIRSTRGVIDFVKFGANYTKVPAALVAELRATQRCRDKSENAVTVFSAGEKVIIQDGAFKGIEAIYQCKDGLERSVLLINLINNTTTMSVANGEIKSKSESEY, encoded by the coding sequence ATGGCGGACGATAAAAAAGACTGGTACTTACTTTACTGTAAAGGAAAAGAAGAACCTAGGGCATTAACAAACCTAAAAAATCAAGGGATTGACAGTTTTTACCCTACGATGACCGTTGAAAAGAGACTGCGCAACAAGTTGATTTTAAAAGATATTGCTATTTTCCCCAATTATTTGTTTGTTGAAATAGATAAGAATACGGCAAATTTTAATAGTATTCGCTCTACCCGTGGCGTCATTGATTTTGTTAAATTTGGGGCAAATTACACGAAAGTGCCTGCTGCATTGGTTGCGGAGTTAAGAGCAACACAACGATGCCGAGATAAATCGGAAAACGCAGTGACCGTATTTAGCGCCGGAGAAAAAGTGATCATTCAAGATGGTGCTTTTAAAGGCATAGAGGCTATTTATCAATGTAAAGATGGACTAGAACGTTCGGTGTTACTGATTAATTTGATCAATAACACCACCACAATGAGTGTCGCTAACGGTGAGATAAAAAGTAAATCAGAGAGTGAATATTAA
- the tolB gene encoding Tol-Pal system beta propeller repeat protein TolB, whose product MQIQIAHAALEIVITEGTNSARPVAVVPFKWLGVQPKPKDMTDFASVIADDLRNSGRFSPLERSLMPQTPATESAVDYAAWKETGVEAIVIGTIKPLQDGRLQIHFQLINVLSGFKNQTPQKIDEQLVKNNDHIKLNLKGDFSTRRPRHISHRLSDYIFENLTGTRGAFLTRIAYVAINYDDKYPYKLLISDYDGMNQHILFRSTEPVMSPSWDPTGKKLAYMSMEDKKHEIWIYDLITQKRELIEPYKGSNIFPVFSPDGSKLSMVLSKSGQADVYVYDLKTKKLDRLTKNRGIDTEATWAPDGKSIVFTSERGGRPQIYQINLESKKIKRLTFEGNANLNPSISPDGKNLVMVSLQKGKYSITKQDLSDGYVQKLTNGRLDKSPSIAPNGSMVIYSTVVKGKQVLSLVSMDGRFKAVLPASDGEVKAPAWSPFLTSKKN is encoded by the coding sequence ATGCAAATACAAATTGCGCATGCGGCATTAGAAATTGTCATTACCGAAGGCACCAACAGTGCGAGACCTGTCGCTGTGGTACCGTTTAAGTGGTTAGGCGTCCAGCCTAAACCAAAAGACATGACTGATTTCGCTAGTGTTATCGCAGACGATTTACGTAATAGCGGTCGTTTTTCACCATTAGAACGTAGCTTAATGCCACAAACACCAGCAACAGAAAGTGCCGTTGATTATGCAGCATGGAAAGAAACCGGTGTCGAAGCAATTGTAATAGGTACCATAAAACCACTACAAGATGGCCGTTTGCAGATCCATTTTCAACTCATTAATGTGTTATCTGGTTTTAAAAATCAAACGCCACAAAAAATTGATGAACAGTTAGTTAAAAACAACGATCATATAAAACTGAATTTGAAAGGTGATTTTTCGACCCGCCGCCCTCGCCATATTTCACACCGTTTAAGCGATTATATTTTTGAGAACCTAACAGGTACTCGGGGTGCATTTTTAACGCGGATTGCTTATGTTGCTATTAATTATGATGACAAATACCCATATAAGTTATTAATCTCTGATTACGATGGTATGAATCAGCATATATTATTCCGCTCAACAGAGCCGGTGATGTCACCGTCATGGGATCCAACGGGTAAAAAGCTTGCTTACATGAGTATGGAAGACAAAAAACATGAGATCTGGATTTATGACCTGATTACACAAAAACGTGAGCTAATCGAACCGTATAAAGGCAGTAATATTTTTCCGGTATTTTCACCAGATGGCTCGAAACTGTCGATGGTACTGTCTAAATCAGGCCAGGCAGATGTATATGTTTACGATTTGAAGACTAAAAAACTTGACCGCTTGACTAAAAATCGCGGTATTGATACCGAAGCAACCTGGGCACCTGATGGTAAGTCGATAGTATTTACCTCTGAACGCGGCGGTCGTCCGCAGATCTATCAGATTAATTTAGAAAGTAAGAAAATTAAACGACTTACGTTTGAGGGAAATGCAAACTTAAACCCTTCAATTAGTCCTGATGGTAAGAATTTAGTGATGGTCAGTTTGCAAAAAGGCAAGTATAGTATAACCAAGCAGGATTTGTCAGATGGATATGTTCAAAAACTGACTAACGGTCGTCTTGATAAATCACCAAGCATTGCGCCAAATGGCAGTATGGTGATTTATAGTACGGTTGTTAAGGGAAAACAGGTATTGTCGCTAGTCTCAATGGATGGACGTTTTAAAGCGGTGTTGCCGGCAAGTGATGGAGAAGTAAAAGCACCAGCTTGGTCACCTTTCTTGACATCTAAAAAGAATTAA
- the nadA gene encoding quinolinate synthase NadA produces MEYLFPKKPVPLSAQQKLEYKARIKQLLKEKDAVLIAHYYTDPEIQALAEETGGCVADSLEMARFGNNHPAKTLIIAGVRFMGETAKILAPSKRIIMPALDATCSLDLGCPVEAFSAFCDAHPDHTVVVYANTSAAVKARADWIVTSSIALDVVEHLDSDGQKIIWGPDRHLGAWIEKQTGAKMVRWQGACIVHDEFKASALKRLKEENPDAAILVHPESPADVIELADAVGSTSQLIKAAKELPQQKLIVATDKGIFFKMQQACPEKEMIAAPTGGNGASCRSCAMCPWMGMNGLQTIEDSLVNDEGHEIFVDEEIRLKALIPLERMLNFNVSN; encoded by the coding sequence ATGGAATATCTATTCCCAAAAAAACCAGTTCCGTTATCGGCACAGCAAAAATTGGAATATAAAGCCCGTATTAAACAGCTTTTAAAAGAAAAAGATGCAGTATTAATTGCACACTATTATACAGATCCTGAAATTCAAGCACTTGCTGAAGAGACGGGCGGTTGTGTTGCGGATTCTTTGGAAATGGCTCGCTTTGGGAATAATCATCCAGCTAAAACGCTAATCATTGCCGGTGTTCGTTTTATGGGTGAAACGGCAAAGATCTTAGCGCCAAGCAAACGCATTATCATGCCAGCATTAGATGCAACTTGTTCATTGGATCTAGGCTGTCCTGTTGAAGCGTTCTCAGCATTCTGTGATGCGCATCCAGATCATACCGTTGTGGTATATGCAAATACATCGGCAGCCGTTAAAGCGCGCGCTGACTGGATTGTAACATCAAGTATAGCACTGGATGTGGTCGAGCACCTGGATAGTGATGGTCAAAAAATAATTTGGGGTCCAGATCGCCATTTAGGTGCTTGGATTGAAAAGCAAACTGGCGCGAAAATGGTTCGTTGGCAGGGTGCTTGTATCGTCCATGATGAATTTAAAGCATCAGCATTAAAACGCTTGAAAGAAGAAAACCCTGACGCAGCTATTTTGGTTCACCCAGAGTCACCTGCCGATGTAATCGAGCTTGCCGATGCGGTAGGTTCAACGAGCCAATTGATTAAAGCGGCAAAAGAACTACCCCAACAAAAACTGATTGTGGCTACGGATAAAGGTATCTTCTTTAAGATGCAACAAGCGTGTCCTGAAAAAGAAATGATTGCGGCTCCAACCGGTGGCAATGGCGCAAGTTGTCGCAGTTGTGCTATGTGTCCTTGGATGGGCATGAATGGCTTGCAAACGATTGAAGATTCATTGGTTAATGATGAAGGGCATGAAATTTTTGTTGATGAAGAAATTCGTCTTAAAGCACTTATTCCATTAGAACGTATGTTGAATTTTAACGTATCAAACTAA
- a CDS encoding peptide MFS transporter has protein sequence MNPNNSDTFMGHPKGLFLLFSTEMMERFSYYGMRAILVLFLVSVTQDQQAAALLTDPNYQAGIPGLGWTQADALSLYGTYTGLVYITPLIGGWLADNFLGQRKSVIFGGILMAIGQFLLFAPLEVLALSTTASLYLGLAFLIAGNGMFKPNISTMVGDLYEEGDNRRDGAFTIFYMGINIGAFFSGILVGAVVVYTGDYKYGFLMSGIAMVLSVVLQKLFANKYLGNIGIEAAAKKARAENKGKKQTLTAIEVDRIKVILILGLFVIIFWAGFEQAGGLMNLYANDYTDRMIGSFEVPVAWFQSLNPFFIITCAPIVSMIWIKMGPKEPTSPVKFAMALLMLAIGFVFMIFATLEQGGDLTAKTSMYWLVGAYFFHTMGELCLSPIGLSMITKLAPLRLASLMMGAWFGFNAIANKVAGMIGAQIGEAGPMAIFGGIAIAAVISSLILFASAHKLIYWMHGAEGKVITKDDTTNQKPVTTTA, from the coding sequence ATGAATCCTAATAATTCAGATACATTTATGGGTCATCCAAAAGGATTATTCCTTTTATTCAGTACAGAAATGATGGAACGCTTTAGCTATTATGGCATGCGTGCAATTCTGGTTCTTTTTCTTGTGTCTGTAACTCAAGATCAGCAAGCCGCGGCATTATTAACCGACCCTAACTACCAAGCAGGTATTCCAGGTTTAGGTTGGACTCAAGCAGATGCGCTTTCTCTCTATGGAACATACACAGGTTTAGTTTATATCACCCCGCTTATTGGTGGCTGGTTAGCTGATAACTTCCTAGGACAACGCAAAAGTGTGATCTTTGGTGGTATCTTAATGGCCATTGGTCAATTCCTTTTGTTTGCACCATTAGAAGTATTAGCACTCAGCACGACAGCAAGTCTTTACTTAGGTCTTGCTTTCCTAATAGCTGGTAACGGTATGTTCAAACCGAACATCTCAACCATGGTTGGTGATCTATATGAAGAGGGTGATAACCGTCGTGATGGCGCGTTTACTATCTTCTATATGGGTATTAACATTGGCGCTTTCTTTTCCGGTATTCTGGTTGGCGCAGTTGTTGTTTACACGGGCGATTACAAATATGGTTTCTTAATGTCTGGTATCGCCATGGTACTGAGTGTTGTATTGCAGAAACTATTTGCTAACAAATACTTAGGTAACATTGGTATCGAAGCCGCAGCTAAAAAAGCACGTGCTGAAAATAAAGGTAAAAAGCAAACACTAACCGCGATTGAAGTTGATCGTATTAAAGTTATCTTAATTTTAGGTCTATTTGTTATCATCTTCTGGGCTGGCTTCGAACAAGCCGGTGGTCTAATGAATCTTTACGCAAATGATTATACCGACCGTATGATTGGTAGTTTTGAGGTACCTGTTGCTTGGTTCCAATCACTCAATCCATTCTTCATTATTACCTGTGCACCTATCGTGAGCATGATTTGGATTAAAATGGGTCCTAAAGAGCCAACATCACCAGTTAAATTTGCAATGGCACTATTGATGTTAGCAATTGGTTTTGTATTCATGATCTTTGCAACATTAGAACAAGGTGGTGACTTAACCGCTAAAACAAGCATGTACTGGTTAGTCGGTGCGTACTTCTTCCATACTATGGGTGAATTATGTCTTTCTCCAATCGGTCTATCCATGATCACTAAGTTAGCACCACTACGCTTAGCATCTCTGATGATGGGCGCATGGTTTGGCTTTAACGCGATTGCGAATAAAGTGGCTGGTATGATCGGTGCACAAATCGGTGAAGCAGGCCCAATGGCTATCTTTGGTGGTATTGCCATAGCCGCGGTGATTTCATCACTGATCCTATTTGCATCAGCACACAAACTAATTTACTGGATGCACGGAGCAGAAGGTAAAGTGATTACAAAAGACGATACAACGAATCAAAAACCAGTGACAACAACAGCTTAA
- the tolA gene encoding cell envelope integrity protein TolA, which yields MKDNQAKYSVAIIISVGLHVVLLVLLGLSATSAPLKPQPKMKTIQAVVVSEQAVKQHADRIKRTAQEKRRKEQQRLQQAEDRINKLNEERRQKEAAIVKAKNDHRKAEQAAKRAETKRAEKEVERKLAEAAVLKAEQQRLKKVEERKKAEAATKKAKQAAVAADKKRKVAEEKERKRQETEKKRVVEKKRKAAEKERQRLAEIERDRQEHLMQEQIEAEFASGLASEIQQLDAVRQQEVLSEVDKYRARIQSSIQRNMLTSDAMKGKSCALNIRLSNSGLVLSVTSGKGDSIVCRAGVNAVNKVGSLPMSTDPDVASKLKNINLIFRPEI from the coding sequence ATGAAGGATAATCAGGCTAAGTACTCGGTTGCTATTATTATTTCGGTTGGATTACATGTGGTTCTACTCGTATTACTTGGTTTAAGTGCCACATCTGCACCATTAAAACCACAGCCAAAGATGAAAACGATCCAAGCTGTGGTGGTGAGTGAACAAGCTGTAAAGCAGCATGCTGACCGAATCAAACGTACGGCACAAGAAAAACGCCGAAAAGAACAGCAACGTTTACAACAAGCTGAAGATCGTATTAACAAGCTGAATGAAGAACGCAGGCAGAAAGAAGCTGCCATTGTAAAAGCAAAAAATGATCATCGAAAAGCAGAACAAGCAGCAAAACGTGCTGAAACTAAGCGTGCAGAAAAAGAAGTTGAACGTAAACTAGCCGAAGCCGCTGTGCTTAAAGCTGAACAGCAACGCTTGAAGAAGGTTGAAGAACGGAAAAAAGCCGAAGCAGCAACCAAAAAAGCCAAACAAGCCGCTGTCGCTGCCGATAAAAAACGTAAAGTAGCAGAAGAAAAAGAACGTAAGCGTCAGGAAACTGAAAAGAAACGTGTTGTTGAGAAAAAACGTAAAGCCGCCGAAAAAGAACGCCAACGTTTAGCTGAAATTGAACGTGATAGGCAGGAACACTTGATGCAAGAACAAATTGAAGCCGAGTTTGCATCTGGACTTGCAAGTGAGATCCAGCAACTTGATGCCGTGCGTCAACAGGAAGTACTGAGTGAAGTTGATAAGTACCGAGCTCGAATACAAAGCTCTATCCAACGTAATATGTTAACCAGTGATGCGATGAAAGGTAAGTCATGTGCGCTTAATATTCGTTTGTCCAATTCCGGTCTGGTATTAAGTGTAACCAGTGGCAAAGGTGATAGCATCGTTTGTCGAGCTGGCGTTAACGCAGTGAATAAAGTTGGGAGCTTGCCTATGTCAACAGACCCTGACGTTGCTAGCAAACTTAAAAATATTAATTTGATTTTTAGACCAGAGATTTAA